Proteins from a genomic interval of Aquabacterium sp. J223:
- a CDS encoding type IV secretion system protein VirB3, with protein MLGEAIYKGATRPAMKLGIPLVPLVILFGTGMLLVMWGGILVSWWVALAVLLAVVPALGWMRHVTSKDDQRFRQIFIAVKLRLHDRNRRFWKSRSYAPNLYRGARDAWHV; from the coding sequence ATGCTCGGCGAAGCCATCTACAAGGGCGCGACCCGTCCGGCCATGAAGCTGGGCATTCCGCTGGTGCCGCTGGTGATCCTGTTCGGCACAGGGATGCTGCTGGTCATGTGGGGCGGCATCCTCGTGAGCTGGTGGGTTGCGCTCGCGGTGCTGCTGGCCGTCGTACCGGCGCTCGGCTGGATGCGCCACGTCACCAGCAAGGACGACCAGCGCTTCCGGCAGATCTTCATCGCGGTCAAGCTGCGCCTGCACGACCGCAACCGGCGCTTCTGGAAGTCGCGCAGCTACGCGCCGAACCTGTACCGCGGGGCACGCGATGCTTGGCACGTCTAG
- a CDS encoding TrbC/VirB2 family protein, translating to MNQELRSNRSAVLIGALAPVLAHAQGFDKINTTVTNVNAILVTISIAVVTIAIIWAGFKMIFQGARLADVANVLIGGTLVGGAAAFASYIVN from the coding sequence GTGAACCAAGAACTTCGCTCGAACCGCTCCGCCGTCCTCATCGGCGCCTTGGCCCCTGTCCTTGCCCACGCGCAGGGCTTCGACAAGATCAACACGACGGTCACCAACGTCAACGCAATCCTAGTCACGATCTCGATCGCGGTGGTGACCATCGCGATCATCTGGGCCGGCTTCAAGATGATCTTCCAGGGCGCGCGCCTGGCCGACGTGGCGAACGTGCTGATCGGCGGCACGCTGGTCGGCGGTGCCGCGGCCTTTGCCAGCTACATCGTTAACTGA
- a CDS encoding lytic transglycosylase domain-containing protein, which translates to MDDATFLALALVCAPQIHPDTARAIARVESSFNPYAIGVVGGALQRQPRTRAEALATIEALQADGWNYSVGLGQINVGNFARLGLTPRTALDPCASLAAMQAVLGECYARAASAHAAQHALRFSLSCYYSGNFSTGLRHGYVRKVVRASASLPAAGSALPNRKERS; encoded by the coding sequence GTGGACGACGCCACCTTCCTCGCCCTCGCGCTGGTCTGCGCGCCGCAGATCCATCCGGACACGGCTCGTGCCATCGCCCGCGTCGAGAGCAGCTTCAACCCGTACGCGATCGGCGTGGTCGGCGGCGCTCTGCAACGCCAGCCGCGCACTCGAGCCGAAGCGCTGGCCACGATCGAGGCGCTGCAGGCTGACGGCTGGAACTACAGCGTGGGCTTGGGCCAGATTAACGTCGGCAACTTCGCGCGCCTTGGCCTGACACCGCGGACCGCGCTCGATCCCTGCGCCAGCCTTGCGGCGATGCAGGCCGTGCTCGGCGAGTGCTACGCGCGGGCCGCCTCGGCCCACGCGGCGCAGCACGCCCTGCGCTTTTCACTGTCCTGCTACTACAGCGGCAACTTCAGCACCGGCCTGCGCCACGGTTACGTCCGCAAGGTCGTACGGGCCTCAGCCTCACTTCCGGCCGCTGGCTCTGCTCTCCCCAACCGCAAGGAGCGCTCGTGA
- the mnmH gene encoding tRNA 2-selenouridine(34) synthase MnmH has translation MVSPEQIGVREFEDYSLVIDARSPHEYAEDHLPGAVNLPVVNDAQYAEVGTRHKSDKHGAYLIGVEYSLRNIADQIKPLISKYGKTDRFLVYCFRGGKRSRLWADNLRTIGFQVDVLAGGWKRYRQWARESLEALPPRFKYRVLAGPTGCGKTRLLSALAAQGEQVLDLEALAAHRGSLLGDLPGVPQPTQKSFDSLLLHELRRFDASRPVWIEAESKKIGNLQLPESLFDCMHRSEVIHLDAPMTERVQLWREDYPHFAADPVGMVRKLVPLKPLVGGQLLSAWQNLAEQGATDALFESVMEGHYDPCYLRSTRSNYRRTEVHRRFPLQGLGPQALADAARELATLAHIGDRIRESDAPIDRGTGDAPP, from the coding sequence ATGGTGTCGCCTGAACAGATCGGGGTCCGCGAATTCGAGGACTACTCCCTCGTCATCGACGCACGTTCACCGCACGAATACGCCGAGGATCACCTTCCCGGGGCCGTCAATCTGCCCGTGGTCAATGATGCCCAGTACGCCGAGGTCGGCACGCGTCACAAGTCCGACAAGCACGGCGCCTACCTTATCGGCGTGGAGTACTCGTTGCGCAACATCGCCGACCAGATCAAGCCGCTCATCTCCAAGTACGGTAAAACCGACCGCTTCCTTGTCTATTGCTTTCGCGGCGGCAAGCGCAGCCGCCTGTGGGCCGACAACCTCCGGACGATCGGCTTCCAGGTCGATGTTCTGGCCGGAGGCTGGAAGCGGTACCGGCAATGGGCGCGCGAGTCGCTCGAAGCGCTACCGCCCCGATTCAAGTACCGTGTGCTTGCGGGCCCCACCGGCTGCGGCAAGACCCGCCTGCTCAGTGCGCTGGCAGCGCAGGGTGAGCAGGTGCTGGACCTGGAGGCGCTGGCCGCGCATCGCGGCTCGTTGCTTGGAGATCTGCCCGGCGTGCCTCAACCGACTCAGAAGTCGTTCGACAGCCTGTTGCTCCACGAGCTGCGACGCTTCGATGCATCAAGGCCGGTCTGGATCGAGGCTGAAAGCAAGAAGATCGGCAACCTGCAGTTGCCCGAGAGCCTGTTCGACTGCATGCACCGGTCGGAGGTGATTCATCTCGATGCCCCGATGACTGAGCGTGTGCAGCTTTGGCGCGAGGACTATCCGCACTTCGCCGCCGATCCGGTTGGAATGGTCCGGAAGCTGGTGCCGCTGAAGCCGCTGGTTGGAGGACAGTTGCTCTCGGCCTGGCAGAATTTGGCAGAGCAGGGCGCGACCGATGCTCTGTTCGAGAGCGTCATGGAGGGGCACTACGACCCTTGCTACCTGCGATCAACCCGCTCCAACTACCGACGCACAGAGGTACATCGGCGGTTTCCACTTCAAGGGCTCGGACCGCAGGCACTTGCTGATGCAGCGCGCGAGCTCGCGACGCTCGCGCACATCGGTGACCGCATCCGAGAGTCAGACGCGCCGATAGACCGCGGCACAGGTGACGCGCCGCCCTGA
- a CDS encoding fatty acid desaturase, with translation MAIFIAPALLAVSAVIAQPLLTFGVAFLLFPLARLVFGVHRPGEPPVWGGRLAFVLERLPMVYAFALVGALGTVLVRWLTFAPSSFEGLKWALSLWVTLIFATCVAHELVHRSSSGDRLMGHVLAGLAGYPLLGYEHLRHHRLAGNTAAAEWPRREESVWRFAGRRLSRITAETVGRCGLAWHGEARLPTVRGLRLALVAMAANWAIFGAAAGWVGIAIFGFVVVLVAFAIQTVTYIQHWGLGDDCFSSARKHEWGWEDDCRFQSWVTLNLSLHQAHHDTPGVPYFRVMLAAASPRLPTGYPLLMFAALVPPLWRRVMEPARTYWMAHPAQPLSSGRRVTCAAVYRRV, from the coding sequence ATGGCGATCTTCATCGCCCCTGCGCTGCTGGCGGTCAGTGCTGTGATCGCCCAGCCCCTGCTGACGTTTGGTGTCGCGTTTCTGCTGTTTCCACTGGCGCGCCTGGTATTCGGCGTGCATCGACCGGGTGAGCCTCCCGTGTGGGGCGGGCGACTCGCATTCGTGCTTGAGCGGCTGCCGATGGTCTACGCCTTCGCGCTTGTCGGCGCGTTGGGGACCGTGCTCGTCCGCTGGCTCACCTTCGCACCCTCATCGTTCGAGGGCCTCAAGTGGGCGCTGAGTCTCTGGGTGACGCTAATCTTCGCCACCTGTGTGGCCCACGAATTGGTGCACCGCTCAAGCAGCGGGGATCGGTTGATGGGACACGTGCTCGCCGGGCTGGCTGGCTACCCGTTGCTTGGATACGAGCACCTTCGACATCACCGTCTTGCGGGCAACACGGCAGCCGCGGAATGGCCGAGGCGCGAAGAGTCGGTATGGCGGTTTGCAGGGCGGCGGCTCTCGCGCATCACCGCCGAGACTGTGGGGAGGTGCGGCCTCGCGTGGCATGGAGAGGCGCGGTTGCCCACCGTACGCGGGCTCCGGTTGGCGCTGGTTGCCATGGCAGCAAACTGGGCGATCTTCGGCGCCGCGGCCGGCTGGGTTGGCATTGCGATCTTCGGGTTCGTGGTCGTCCTCGTTGCGTTCGCCATCCAGACCGTCACATACATCCAGCACTGGGGCCTCGGCGACGACTGCTTCTCAAGCGCGCGCAAACACGAGTGGGGCTGGGAAGACGACTGCCGCTTCCAGTCCTGGGTCACCCTGAACCTGAGCCTGCATCAGGCCCACCACGACACGCCTGGCGTGCCGTACTTCCGCGTCATGCTGGCCGCGGCATCGCCCCGCCTTCCTACCGGCTACCCTCTGCTCATGTTCGCCGCCTTGGTACCGCCACTGTGGCGCCGGGTGATGGAACCAGCCCGAACGTACTGGATGGCCCACCCCGCACAGCCACTCTCATCAGGGCGGCGCGTCACCTGTGCCGCGGTCTATCGGCGCGTCTGA
- a CDS encoding helix-turn-helix transcriptional regulator has product MSEPRTLTAITQDGEFFRRTADLAMRVTSELDSSEVSAVLAEASDLCGADAAAFASFVKDDEAYVSYRFILACDPTWCLEYESNACYMHDPWWDYTRHHSEATLAKHIPVRTAQQNEVVALARRFGFASAILIPAQSPQGLTRLGALCLGSAKPEYLDEQTLTAVSVAVTGLVVRLHAWQIAKLRDELVTRTKLSQDDLALLAQQRQGRSSKEIASLMNMTSQGVDSRWQRLNAKLGVSSRTTAAQLAAEYGLI; this is encoded by the coding sequence ATGAGCGAACCGCGCACGCTGACCGCGATCACGCAGGACGGTGAGTTCTTCCGGCGCACCGCCGACCTCGCAATGCGGGTCACGAGTGAACTCGACTCCAGCGAAGTGTCCGCGGTGCTCGCCGAGGCCAGTGATCTGTGCGGCGCAGACGCCGCAGCCTTCGCCAGTTTCGTCAAGGACGACGAGGCCTACGTGTCGTACCGATTCATCCTGGCATGCGACCCGACCTGGTGCCTCGAGTACGAGAGCAACGCGTGCTACATGCATGACCCCTGGTGGGATTACACGAGGCACCACTCAGAGGCGACGCTGGCAAAGCACATTCCTGTTCGCACGGCTCAGCAAAACGAAGTCGTGGCCCTGGCGCGTCGCTTCGGCTTCGCATCGGCGATCCTGATTCCTGCACAGAGCCCGCAGGGTTTGACCCGCCTCGGCGCACTGTGCCTCGGCTCGGCGAAGCCGGAGTACCTCGATGAGCAGACGCTTACTGCTGTGTCGGTCGCGGTCACCGGCCTCGTGGTCCGGCTGCACGCGTGGCAGATCGCGAAGCTGAGAGACGAACTGGTGACGCGAACCAAATTGTCCCAAGACGACCTGGCGCTGCTGGCCCAGCAACGTCAGGGACGAAGCTCGAAGGAGATCGCATCGCTGATGAACATGACATCGCAGGGTGTCGACTCCCGGTGGCAGCGCCTGAACGCCAAGCTGGGCGTCTCGTCGCGCACCACGGCGGCGCAGCTGGCGGCAGAGTACGGCCTGATCTGA
- a CDS encoding AlpA family transcriptional regulator: MTNDAIDRPRTDVERARLPYLRIGLVMSLTGLGRSTIYRLMADDQFPPPVRLTKRIVVWRRADVEQWFETRPVVTH, encoded by the coding sequence ATGACCAACGACGCCATCGATCGCCCGCGCACGGATGTCGAGCGCGCGCGCCTTCCCTACCTTCGCATCGGCCTGGTCATGAGCCTGACCGGGCTTGGGCGTTCGACGATCTACCGTCTGATGGCCGACGACCAGTTTCCGCCGCCGGTGCGGCTCACGAAGCGGATCGTTGTCTGGCGCCGCGCCGACGTTGAACAGTGGTTCGAGACCCGTCCCGTCGTCACGCATTGA
- a CDS encoding DUF6988 family protein: protein MLSEARKQAAGKYVEWLRLAVHEKALPASTRVRAGAACLAIAQEHHHSIALLIEHSLYASSFSLLRVAFEAYVRGMWLVLCATEPQVDGFLNAQEPPKLGVFLGQLEQTPGFSEGVLSVLKQRHWAAMCAYTHTGGLHVQRWNTDEAVEPHYDLEEVEQVLFFAELIGSLSVLGIAEIANDEELALQVLEQVKARAA, encoded by the coding sequence ATGCTGTCAGAAGCCCGCAAACAAGCCGCCGGTAAGTACGTCGAGTGGCTACGCTTGGCCGTTCATGAGAAGGCATTACCTGCTTCCACTCGAGTGCGCGCAGGCGCGGCCTGCTTGGCCATCGCGCAGGAGCACCACCACTCGATCGCCCTACTTATCGAACACAGCCTGTATGCGTCCAGCTTCTCGCTTCTGCGCGTTGCCTTCGAGGCGTACGTTCGTGGCATGTGGTTGGTCCTCTGCGCTACCGAGCCTCAAGTCGACGGGTTTCTCAATGCGCAAGAGCCGCCAAAGCTCGGTGTTTTTCTTGGTCAGCTTGAGCAGACTCCGGGTTTCTCGGAGGGCGTGCTTTCAGTCCTCAAGCAGAGGCACTGGGCAGCCATGTGCGCCTACACACACACCGGTGGCCTACACGTTCAACGCTGGAACACGGATGAGGCGGTCGAGCCTCACTACGACCTCGAAGAGGTTGAACAGGTCCTCTTCTTTGCGGAGCTGATTGGCTCGCTCTCCGTGCTCGGGATTGCAGAGATCGCGAATGACGAAGAGCTCGCTTTGCAGGTGTTGGAGCAAGTGAAGGCTCGTGCGGCATGA
- a CDS encoding site-specific integrase, with amino-acid sequence MTRYPKSGRGRKWTVAELKAVGAAWRGDTLADGDGLSGTVRVSDGGVVTLHWRYAFKRAGRVAWHYCGTWPLVSLETVRAARDAARDALKRGADPNEKRQADRIDERQRVQATIAADVKRRAEDATVEQLAREWFRSGVLRKDGNADLQRSFEKDLFPRAGSRPVRATTEQHLREVLTAVVARGANRMAVRLWRDLRQMFAWAEKRQPWRKLLIDGNPAELVGIETIVPVDYDMSNVRERTLTAGEIRELRDIFARMDQDYEQAADRRRATRPLQPESRLALWICLSTLCRIGELLMAQWKHVDLEANTWFIPKENAKGARGKKQDQLVFLSAFAARQFEAVHALTGNTDWCFPARRAESHVDVKTVSKQVGDRQHRFKERKALKGRRNDDSLVLARGANGDWTPHDLRRTGATMMQALGITPEVVDRCQNHVLKGSRVRRHYLTHPYNVEKRDAWERLGAELEAILNACSSAASARERPVRSAGTAVQGEAAPPLMRATACPDAVGGARPAATTDIATFRVA; translated from the coding sequence ATGACCCGCTACCCAAAATCCGGCCGCGGCCGCAAGTGGACAGTAGCCGAGCTCAAGGCTGTCGGCGCCGCGTGGCGCGGCGACACTCTGGCAGACGGCGATGGCCTGTCCGGCACGGTCCGCGTCAGCGACGGGGGGGTGGTCACACTGCACTGGCGGTATGCGTTCAAGCGCGCCGGCCGAGTCGCATGGCACTACTGCGGGACCTGGCCGCTCGTCTCGCTCGAGACTGTCCGCGCGGCGCGCGATGCGGCCCGAGACGCGCTGAAACGCGGCGCCGACCCCAACGAGAAGCGGCAAGCCGATCGAATCGACGAGCGCCAACGGGTCCAGGCGACGATCGCGGCCGACGTGAAGCGCCGCGCGGAGGACGCGACGGTCGAGCAGCTGGCCCGAGAGTGGTTCAGGAGCGGCGTCCTGCGCAAGGACGGCAACGCCGACCTGCAACGTTCGTTCGAGAAGGACCTGTTCCCGCGTGCCGGAAGCCGGCCGGTTCGCGCGACCACCGAGCAGCACCTGCGCGAGGTGCTGACCGCAGTCGTGGCGCGTGGCGCCAACCGGATGGCGGTGCGGCTGTGGCGCGACCTGCGCCAGATGTTCGCCTGGGCAGAGAAGCGACAGCCTTGGCGCAAGCTGCTGATCGACGGCAACCCGGCGGAGCTGGTTGGGATCGAGACGATCGTGCCGGTGGACTACGACATGTCCAACGTGCGCGAGCGGACGTTGACCGCTGGCGAGATCAGGGAACTGCGCGACATATTCGCCCGCATGGACCAGGACTACGAGCAGGCCGCGGACAGGCGCCGGGCCACGCGGCCTCTGCAGCCGGAGAGTCGACTCGCGCTGTGGATCTGCCTGAGCACGCTGTGTCGGATCGGCGAACTCCTGATGGCCCAGTGGAAGCACGTCGACCTCGAGGCGAACACTTGGTTCATCCCGAAAGAGAATGCCAAGGGTGCCCGCGGCAAGAAGCAGGATCAACTCGTCTTCCTGTCAGCCTTCGCCGCGCGGCAGTTCGAGGCCGTGCATGCATTGACGGGCAACACCGACTGGTGCTTTCCCGCCCGGCGCGCCGAGTCTCACGTCGATGTGAAGACGGTGAGCAAGCAGGTCGGCGACCGCCAGCACAGGTTCAAGGAGCGCAAGGCACTGAAGGGACGGAGGAACGACGACAGCCTCGTCCTTGCTCGAGGCGCCAACGGCGACTGGACGCCCCACGATCTGCGACGCACTGGCGCCACGATGATGCAAGCCCTCGGCATCACGCCGGAGGTGGTGGATCGATGCCAGAACCACGTTCTCAAGGGCAGCCGTGTTCGCCGGCATTACCTCACCCATCCGTACAACGTGGAGAAGCGCGATGCCTGGGAGCGGCTGGGCGCTGAGCTTGAAGCGATTCTCAACGCATGCTCGTCTGCAGCGAGCGCTCGCGAACGACCGGTTCGTTCAGCCGGAACCGCTGTACAAGGCGAGGCGGCGCCACCGTTAATGAGGGCAACCGCTTGTCCTGACGCGGTTGGCGGTGCCAGACCTGCGGCGACAACAGACATCGCCACGTTTCGCGTCGCCTGA
- a CDS encoding acyl-CoA synthetase — translation MRTPSQQRRYTYREFDAEVCRLAAGLRALGIGPGDRVALYLPNLPETFFAFFAVLKLGAVLLPLFSGFGPQPIVARLNDGGAKAVLTVDGTWRRGSASAMKCVLDEALDEAPTVQHVVVLRHVGTGVDCPMTAGRDRDWAELVTGQPTELPTAEMAAEAPAVLLYTSGTTGKPKGCVWTHVGFLGSMVTRDMHICGDFKRSDRFFFMSDMGWMVGAMCACIPSYFGASLLTVEGTPDYPDTGRFWRLVQDHRVTYLGVAPTLIRGLMRYGEQEVARYDLSSLRVACSGGEAWNEAAWRWLFKHVCKERLPIVNIVGGTEVGGCNLTGTLHHPMRPGSFGGRGLGAGTDIVDEQGRPCPRGQVGELVLRNPNIGMTKSLWGSDERYLDTYWRTLPGIWVHGDFALQDEDGLYYIVGRSDDTIKVSGKRTGPAEIETLLTGTGKVSEAAVVGVADGVKGSVIVCVCVPMPGVQADEALERELVKAVVDGMGSSYRPREVLLVGDLPKTRNMKVMRRVVRAVCEGNSPGDLSSLVNPEAVAELRSKLGR, via the coding sequence GTGAGGACCCCCTCACAGCAGAGGCGCTACACCTACCGCGAGTTCGACGCCGAGGTGTGCCGGCTGGCCGCCGGCCTGCGCGCGCTGGGCATCGGCCCCGGCGACCGGGTGGCGCTGTACCTGCCCAACCTGCCGGAGACCTTCTTCGCGTTCTTCGCGGTGCTCAAGCTGGGCGCCGTGCTGCTGCCGCTGTTCTCCGGCTTCGGCCCCCAGCCCATCGTCGCGCGGCTCAACGACGGCGGCGCCAAGGCGGTGCTGACGGTCGACGGCACCTGGCGCCGCGGCAGCGCGTCCGCGATGAAGTGCGTGCTCGACGAGGCGCTCGACGAGGCCCCCACTGTCCAGCACGTCGTCGTGCTGCGCCATGTCGGCACTGGCGTCGACTGCCCGATGACCGCGGGGCGCGACCGCGACTGGGCCGAGCTGGTGACCGGCCAGCCCACCGAGTTGCCGACCGCCGAGATGGCGGCCGAGGCGCCGGCGGTGCTGCTCTACACCTCCGGCACGACCGGCAAGCCCAAGGGCTGCGTGTGGACGCACGTGGGCTTCCTCGGCTCGATGGTCACGCGCGACATGCACATCTGCGGCGACTTCAAGCGCAGCGACCGCTTCTTCTTCATGAGCGACATGGGCTGGATGGTGGGCGCCATGTGCGCCTGCATCCCGAGCTACTTCGGCGCCAGCCTGCTCACCGTCGAGGGCACGCCCGACTACCCCGACACCGGCCGCTTCTGGCGCCTGGTGCAGGACCACCGCGTGACCTACCTGGGTGTCGCGCCCACGCTGATCCGCGGGCTGATGCGGTATGGCGAGCAGGAGGTGGCGCGCTATGACCTGTCGTCGCTGCGCGTTGCGTGCTCGGGCGGCGAGGCCTGGAACGAGGCGGCCTGGCGCTGGCTGTTCAAGCACGTCTGCAAGGAGCGGCTGCCGATCGTCAACATCGTCGGCGGCACCGAGGTCGGCGGCTGCAACCTCACCGGCACGCTGCACCACCCGATGCGGCCCGGTTCCTTCGGCGGCCGCGGGCTGGGAGCCGGCACCGACATCGTCGACGAGCAGGGGCGCCCCTGCCCCCGCGGGCAGGTCGGGGAGCTGGTGCTGCGCAACCCGAACATTGGCATGACCAAGAGCCTGTGGGGCAGCGACGAGCGCTACCTTGACACCTATTGGCGCACGCTGCCCGGCATCTGGGTGCACGGCGACTTCGCGCTGCAGGACGAGGACGGTCTGTACTACATCGTCGGCCGCAGCGACGACACGATCAAGGTGTCGGGCAAGCGCACCGGCCCGGCGGAGATCGAAACGCTGCTCACCGGCACCGGCAAGGTGTCGGAGGCGGCCGTTGTCGGCGTGGCGGACGGGGTCAAGGGCTCGGTGATCGTCTGCGTCTGCGTGCCGATGCCCGGCGTGCAGGCCGACGAGGCGCTGGAAAGGGAGCTTGTCAAGGCCGTCGTCGACGGCATGGGCTCCTCGTACCGGCCGCGTGAGGTGCTGCTGGTCGGCGACCTACCGAAGACGCGCAACATGAAGGTGATGCGCCGCGTGGTGCGCGCGGTCTGCGAGGGCAACAGCCCCGGCGACCTGTCGTCGCTTGTCAACCCGGAAGCGGTGGCCGAGCTTCGATCCAAACTCGGGCGCTGA
- a CDS encoding thiolase C-terminal domain-containing protein yields the protein MSLSNASTRRDSLRGKTAIVGAGLSAVGRVPGKSALGLAADAAYQAIADAGLQKSQIDGVLASHAFSAPFHRFSVALSEYLGIQPTFSNTLQVSGATAATMFNTAAAAIHGGLAETVLVVGGDSLLTGLSPDLALRSMTESRDQQYEMPFGIPVANTFAMTAHRHMKEYGTTAEQLAQVAVVHREHARRTPGAQMTEPLTVQQVLDSGWVTTPYHKLDCSLISDGGAAFIVTSAERAKSLGIEKPVYILGGGECYTHEHIFLMPSLTTTGAVQSSQRAYAMAGCSPEDIDVAGVYDCFTGTVIMMLEDLGFCPKGEGGRFVEDGQITYGGSIPCNTHGGLLSFAHSGMPGSLFHFYEVVNQLRGRCGDRQVPGAELGLVHSLGAGFATNATTILGTEATR from the coding sequence ATGTCCCTTTCCAACGCTTCCACCCGGCGCGACAGCCTGCGCGGCAAGACGGCCATCGTCGGCGCCGGCTTGTCGGCCGTAGGCCGTGTGCCGGGCAAGAGCGCGCTGGGCTTGGCCGCCGACGCCGCTTACCAAGCCATCGCCGACGCCGGCCTGCAGAAGTCGCAGATCGACGGCGTGCTCGCCAGCCATGCGTTCTCCGCGCCGTTCCACCGCTTCAGCGTCGCGCTGAGCGAATACCTCGGCATCCAGCCGACCTTCTCCAACACGCTGCAGGTTTCCGGCGCGACCGCCGCGACCATGTTCAACACCGCTGCCGCGGCCATCCACGGCGGGCTGGCCGAGACGGTGCTGGTGGTCGGCGGCGACAGCCTGCTGACCGGCCTGTCGCCCGACCTCGCGTTGCGGTCGATGACCGAAAGCCGCGACCAGCAGTACGAGATGCCATTCGGCATTCCGGTGGCCAACACCTTCGCGATGACGGCTCACCGTCACATGAAGGAGTACGGCACCACGGCGGAACAGCTCGCGCAGGTGGCGGTGGTGCATCGCGAGCATGCGCGGCGCACGCCGGGCGCGCAGATGACCGAGCCGCTGACCGTGCAGCAGGTGCTGGACTCCGGCTGGGTCACGACTCCGTATCACAAGCTCGACTGCTCGCTAATCTCCGACGGCGGTGCGGCCTTCATCGTCACCTCCGCCGAGCGGGCGAAGTCGCTCGGCATCGAGAAGCCGGTCTACATCCTCGGCGGCGGCGAGTGCTACACGCACGAGCACATCTTCCTGATGCCGTCGCTGACCACCACGGGCGCCGTGCAGTCCAGCCAGCGCGCCTATGCGATGGCGGGCTGCAGCCCCGAGGACATCGACGTCGCCGGCGTCTACGACTGCTTCACCGGCACCGTGATCATGATGCTGGAGGACCTGGGCTTCTGCCCCAAGGGCGAGGGCGGCCGCTTCGTTGAGGACGGGCAGATCACCTACGGCGGAAGCATCCCGTGCAACACGCACGGCGGCCTGCTGTCCTTTGCGCACTCGGGCATGCCGGGTTCGCTGTTCCACTTTTACGAGGTCGTGAACCAGCTGCGAGGCCGCTGCGGCGATCGCCAGGTGCCGGGCGCCGAGCTGGGCCTCGTGCACAGCCTGGGTGCCGGCTTCGCGACGAACGCGACCACGATCCTCGGGACGGAGGCGACGCGGTGA
- a CDS encoding Zn-ribbon domain-containing OB-fold protein has product MINPKDAHVKPLPQPDADTEAFWAGLKDGRLLLQHCLQCSHVQLYQQTRCRVCGSERLEHRAASGRGRVHSYSVVYRAPGPAFKQDTPYAVLLVELEEGPRMISSLIDGDPLAVDFDMHVELVCDSVDARITLPRFRLTGRR; this is encoded by the coding sequence GTGATCAATCCCAAGGACGCGCACGTCAAGCCGCTGCCGCAACCCGACGCGGACACCGAAGCATTCTGGGCCGGACTGAAGGACGGCCGGCTGCTGTTGCAGCACTGCCTGCAATGCAGCCACGTGCAGCTGTACCAGCAGACGCGCTGCCGCGTGTGCGGCAGCGAGCGCCTGGAGCACCGGGCCGCCAGCGGGCGCGGCCGCGTGCACTCGTACAGCGTGGTGTACCGCGCGCCCGGCCCGGCGTTCAAGCAGGACACGCCCTACGCCGTGCTGCTCGTGGAATTGGAGGAGGGGCCCCGGATGATCAGCTCGCTGATCGACGGCGACCCGCTCGCGGTCGACTTCGACATGCATGTCGAACTCGTGTGCGATTCGGTGGACGCGCGCATCACCTTGCCGCGCTTTCGCCTGACCGGAAGGAGGTGA